The sequence AAATGATCGGTGCTTTCTTTTCCATATTTGCTTTTGGGGATACCTCCAAAATAGCGCTGATGGTCAATGCTGTTTCCATAGTTTCAAGTGCCTTTGCCGTGCTGTTTACTTTTTGGACCATAACCAATATGACACTTAAACTGGCCTCCAAAAAGAAACCTATTACCAATAGTAAGGCAATAGCCATTTTTGGAAGTGGGTTGGTAGGAGCTTTAGCGTTCACTTTTTCCGATAGTTTTTGGTTTAATGCAGTAGAGACTGAAGTGTATGCCATGGCTAGCTTTATTATGGCACTTCTACTTTGGTTAGGTTTAAAATGGACGGATAATTTAGATGACCCAAGAGGCAATAGATGGTTATTGCTTATTTGTTTTTTAATAGGACTTACCTTCGGAATTCAGTTTATGGGCTTTTTGGCCATTCCTTCCATTGGTCTGTTGTATTACTTCAAAAAATATAAGACAACAACTGTAAAGAACTTTCTATTAGCCAATATTATAGTGATTTCCCTTTTAATGTTGGTCTACAAATTCTCCTTGACCTATGTGTTAAAACTATTTGGTTGGAGCGAGGTTTTCTTCATTAATAGCATTGGACTTCCTTTTAACTCGGGAAGTATTATCATGGGACTCATTTTTGTTGCGGCTTTCTATTTTGGTTTGCAGTATACCAGAAGAAACAATTTCTATACTGGAAACACCATTGTGCTCTGTTTAATGTTCCTGATTTTTGGTTTTTCCTCTTGGTTGATGTTACCCATTCGTGCCAACGCAAAAACCGTAGTTAATGAAAATGACCCATCGGACGCCCGTTCTCTTTTGGCGTATTATAATAGAGAACAGTACCCTGGGGTAGAGAGTCCATTTTATGGTGCTTACTATTCAGATGCTTTTGCTCCAGCCGGTGAAGACATAGATGACCGCCCCAAATATGAAAAGGATGAAAAATTAGGCAAATACATTATTGTAAACAATTACAAGAATGCCATTCAAGGTCCCAATGAGAAACATGTTGGTATCCTTCCAAGATTGTGGAGCGATCAACATGCAGAAAACTACATGCGCTATTTTGGGGAACTGGAATTTCGAATAAAATCGGAATACATATCCAACAATGACTTAAGAGAAGCAGTAGCTCAATTTAAAACCGCTTACGGCCAAGGCGAGTTGGATTCTGAACAATATATTCGTTTCTTAAGAGAGTTTGGTGAATATATAGATGTAGAGCCACCTACCTTTTGGCAAAACGTGACTTACCTTTTCGAATTCCAATTTGGATATATGTACATGCGTTACTTCATGTGGAATTTTACAGGAAGACAAAACGATATTCAAGGCAGGTATGACGAAAATGGACATTGGCTCAGTGGCATTGGGTTTATAGATAGTCTTAGATTAGGCAGCCAAAACAACCTTCCTAGCGATTGGGAGAACAACAAAGGCAGGAACACCTATTTCTTTTTACCGTTACTGCTAGGTATTATTGGTATCGTTTTTCAGGTTTCCAAAAACCCAAAACACTTTTGGGTGCTCTTTGTCTTTTTCATATTTACAGGATTGGCTATTCAATTCTACACCAACCCCTATATCTTTCAACCTAGGGAACGGGATTATTCTCTGGTAGGTTCATTTTATATCTTTTGTATCTGGATTGGGATTGGGGTCTATGGGCTTTTTGATGAATTTAGAAAACTACTGTCCGCAAAAATAGCAGCACCAGTCATTACAGGCCTATGTTTATTGGCCGTACCCCTATTAATGGCTTTTCAAAATTGGGATGATCATGACCGCTCTGGTCGTTATACTGCAAATTCTACTGCCAAAGCCTATTTGGATTCCTGTAAAGAAGATGCAGGTGCTATTCTATTCACCATTGGTGATAATGATACTTTTCCATTGTGGTATGCCCAAGAAATTGAAGAATACAGAACAGATGTTCGTATTGTTAATACGAGTCTTTTTGCCACAGATTGGTATATTGACCAAATGAAGCGTAAGGCGTATGAGAGTGACCCTATTCCTTCTCAGTTAACGCATGATAAATATCGTTATGGTTCTAGAGACGCTGTTTATTATCAAGGAGTTACAGAAAATCGTTGGAACATTAAAGATTTTATCAATTGGATAGGAAGCGATAAACCGCAGACCAAGTTTAAATATTTATTGGAGAAGCAGGGTGCAGACCTCAACAATTATCCAGAAAGCAATCTGGATATTGTGTACTACCCAACTAATAAGATAAGAATCCCTGTCAACAAAAAGAATGTATTGGAAACTGGTTTGGTAAAAGCCAAGGATTCTGCCTTAATAGAAGATTTTATAGATATTGATCTTCCGCAGAGCGCATTGCCCAAGAACAGAATCTTAATGTTGGATTTGATTGCCAACAACGATTGGAAAAGACCAATCTATTTTTCAGGAGGGAGTTTTGATAAGGCAGAATATATTTGGATGAAAGATTACCTTCAACTGGATGGTTTGGTCTATAAATTGGTCCCCATCAAAACGAAAAATCAGAGCTCTTTTGAAATGGGGCGTGTGGACAGTGATTTAATGTACGATATTGTGAAGAAGTGGGACTGGGGAAATTCTGGCAGTGATAAAATTTACCATGATCCCCAAACACGTTCGCAAGGGCTTTCTTTTAGAAGCAATTTAGCTCGATTGATGGAAACATTGATTGCAGAAAACAAGATTGACAAGGCAAAGGATATTATTGACATGAGCATAACCAATATGCCTGTTGAAAACTACGGCTTTTACGCATTTGTTGAACCCTTTGTGGATGGCTATTACAAAGTGGGAGAAACCGAGAAAGCTAGAGCGCTGTTTGAAAAATTGAAAAAAGTATATCAAGAACGCTTAGAATATTATTCGGGAATACCGCTTGATGAACAATATGATAAAATTGACGATGTTTTAGCTGATATGCAGGCCTATCGTAGGAATATTGACATTCTTATTGAAAACCAAGATAGAGATTTGGCAGAATCTGAAACTATAATCTTTAATGAGTATATAGATAAGTTCTCTCAATTTGTAGGTGATAGCGAAGACGCTTTTGAAGAGACTATTCCAAATCCCGATCTAGAAGATTCGATTCCTCTTGACACTATTGAATCTGTTCCAGATTCAATGATATTGGAACAATAAAAAAGCGAGGGAATTCCCTCGCTTTAAATATATTCGTTCAGAATGCCAATGAGTGTATTGGCATCTTGTTCTCCACTTTGTCGCCAAACCATCTCTCCCTTTTTGTAAATCATCAATGTTGGCAATCCTTTAATGCGTAAAGCCTGAGACAGCTCTTTGTTTTTGTCAACATCAATCTTAATTACCTTTCCTTTATCGCCAAGTGCTGCTGCAACATCGCGCAATACAGGATGCATAGAAGTGGACTGGTCGTTCCATTCTGCATAAAAGTCCAGTAAGACCGGTACTTTTAAATCTATAAGTTCACCAAATTTGGACATGTGTGATTCTAGGGTTTACAAACCAAAAGTAAGAAAATTTGTTAAAATTTAGCTTAGCAGCGTATTCAGCTAGGAAAAGATGTGCGTTAAATTCAAGTTAAACCTTTCTTTTTAAGGGTAATCACAGAAATCTCGGGCCAAATACCAACACGTCCTGGGTAACCAATAAAACCAAACCCTCGATTTACATTGATAAATTGTCCAAGCTCTTGATAAACACCTGCCCAATACTTATAACGCCATTTAACCGGGCTCCATTTTACCCATCCAGGAATCTCAACACCAAATTGCATTCCATGTGTATGTCCACTTAAGGTTAAATGAAAATGATAATCATCGTTGATAACAACATCTTCCCAATGGGAAGGATCATGGCTCATCAAAATTTTGAAATCGTCTTTTGATACCCCTTGTTTGGCCTTCTCTAAATCTCCCGCTTTTTTAAATCCACCGCGACCCCAATTCTCTACACCCAGGAGAGCAATCTTCTCACCATTCCTTTCTAAATACCGATGAGAATCCAATAATAGGTCAAAGCCCATCTCTTTCTGAAGGTTTTTTAAATCCTGTAAATTTTGCGCCTTCAAACCTTCGGAATCCCAACTCACATAATCTCCATAATCATGATTTCCTAAAACAGAATAAACACCATCCTTTGCTTT is a genomic window of Flagellimonas sp. CMM7 containing:
- a CDS encoding DUF2723 domain-containing protein, translated to MFAKDFKKWDTILGWASFAIAFIVYALTVEPTGSFWDAGEYITTSAKLQVGHPPGAPLLQMIGAFFSIFAFGDTSKIALMVNAVSIVSSAFAVLFTFWTITNMTLKLASKKKPITNSKAIAIFGSGLVGALAFTFSDSFWFNAVETEVYAMASFIMALLLWLGLKWTDNLDDPRGNRWLLLICFLIGLTFGIQFMGFLAIPSIGLLYYFKKYKTTTVKNFLLANIIVISLLMLVYKFSLTYVLKLFGWSEVFFINSIGLPFNSGSIIMGLIFVAAFYFGLQYTRRNNFYTGNTIVLCLMFLIFGFSSWLMLPIRANAKTVVNENDPSDARSLLAYYNREQYPGVESPFYGAYYSDAFAPAGEDIDDRPKYEKDEKLGKYIIVNNYKNAIQGPNEKHVGILPRLWSDQHAENYMRYFGELEFRIKSEYISNNDLREAVAQFKTAYGQGELDSEQYIRFLREFGEYIDVEPPTFWQNVTYLFEFQFGYMYMRYFMWNFTGRQNDIQGRYDENGHWLSGIGFIDSLRLGSQNNLPSDWENNKGRNTYFFLPLLLGIIGIVFQVSKNPKHFWVLFVFFIFTGLAIQFYTNPYIFQPRERDYSLVGSFYIFCIWIGIGVYGLFDEFRKLLSAKIAAPVITGLCLLAVPLLMAFQNWDDHDRSGRYTANSTAKAYLDSCKEDAGAILFTIGDNDTFPLWYAQEIEEYRTDVRIVNTSLFATDWYIDQMKRKAYESDPIPSQLTHDKYRYGSRDAVYYQGVTENRWNIKDFINWIGSDKPQTKFKYLLEKQGADLNNYPESNLDIVYYPTNKIRIPVNKKNVLETGLVKAKDSALIEDFIDIDLPQSALPKNRILMLDLIANNDWKRPIYFSGGSFDKAEYIWMKDYLQLDGLVYKLVPIKTKNQSSFEMGRVDSDLMYDIVKKWDWGNSGSDKIYHDPQTRSQGLSFRSNLARLMETLIAENKIDKAKDIIDMSITNMPVENYGFYAFVEPFVDGYYKVGETEKARALFEKLKKVYQERLEYYSGIPLDEQYDKIDDVLADMQAYRRNIDILIENQDRDLAESETIIFNEYIDKFSQFVGDSEDAFEETIPNPDLEDSIPLDTIESVPDSMILEQ
- a CDS encoding co-chaperone YbbN, producing MSKFGELIDLKVPVLLDFYAEWNDQSTSMHPVLRDVAAALGDKGKVIKIDVDKNKELSQALRIKGLPTLMIYKKGEMVWRQSGEQDANTLIGILNEYI